The window TGTTTTGGAGTAGTTTAAAAGGGTTCATAGGCAAAGCAACTTTCCAACGCTTTTGACACACACTTCAAACTTCTTGCCACACGTCTACTAGCTAACGGAAAGCGCCATTCTATCCCTTTTCTAGCAAGTACTCCATCCTCTAACTCGATCCTGATGAGCGTCTAATTGCACGTGATTTACAAAACAAAACTGAAGAGAAAACAGCATCAGCGATGAGATAATGCGTGTGTAATTCCATCAGTATTACTAGTACGTAGTGTACTCTGGTCGCTGTTTACGGGACCGGGCACAGGGTGCGGCGCAGTAGTAGTAAATGCCGGGAGTAAATGTGTGAAGAGACGTGACCACTACCTGCCTGAACAAACATCAGCTGCTGCCTACGTTCAGGCAGTGTTTTGCCCTTTTTGTTTGGCCTTTTGGCATGAAAGCTTATAGCCTTATAGGAGACACTAGTGTGGCCTGTGATAGTGAGAGAAAGGGGGACAAAAACTTGGATTAGGGCCAGGAAACTTCATGTTTTGTACTACATACTGAAATCTTTGGCAGAATTCATACATGCATGCTTACAGTGCTACCAGAAATAAACTATGGCAGCACTATCATACCAATAAACTACTGACATACCTAAGTACACTGTCTGCATTAGTAGGTCCTATGCCAAAAGCACTGTCGAGCTTTTTCATATTTATCAGCAGACAGCAGCACTCGTAATGGTGTCGCCTTCTGCAGTGTTTGTTTGCTGCATGCTATGCATGTGACACTGTATACAAGTTAAATCCCTCATCCATGCTGTGGTATCATTGGCTTTAGCTAGTATATAATATAATTCTGTCGTTTTTCTCCTCTGTCTTGCCACTAATTGGCAATTAGGGTCTCCTACCACAAGATCTATTCGGTTATGGTTGTTGTACTTATTAAGTACTATGCCTTAAACTTTCTCCACGGCGCCCTTGACCAATCAGTATGATAGACAGATATTTGCAGTTGACTCCGGCTGCGGACGTGGCATGCATGCACGTCCGTTGATCTCGCTGACGAACTGCTATCCCAGATTTTGGACTCGTTGGTAATAATTCCCCAGCTTCCAATCTCTTATCCTGTCCTGCATGCTGCATGTACATGGAGGTGGTGCGCGCCGAGATTGTTTTCACAGCCCCAAGGTCATTCTCTTCTTTAATTATCCAGGGGTTCTAATTGCTAACACCAATCAACCAGGGTTTCTTGGATCCCATTCAGTCTGATCAGTTGCCATGCCagtgaaaagaaaaacacaacTGCTGCACTGGACACTGGTAACCATTATTCAAGTGgcctctgctagctgctgctgcccctgcGCCACTATGCTGGCAGCGTCGTCCTCGTCACAACAGTAGCGAGAAAATTCCCCGGATCCCCATGGCGCGATGATGCAGCAGCAGGTAGCAGCGCACTCAACGCATCATCGCCGGCTCCCCAGATttgccgtgtttggttagcGGGTGTaaaagttttcatgaaattTTTCATGAAAACATTTTGTCCCTTTAATCACTAATTAGATGTATTAgatgaagtctaattataaaacaatTTTCACAATTATAGTACTATAGTATGTGTTGTAGCTAATAAGGTTTTTGACctcatgattagaggatgatttggggtggtcactgtagcatcactgtagccaaccATGGTGGAACTttgctcgttagattcgtctcaaaaagttacacacatccatgaaaaaatttcgcaaataaattttatttagtattccatacatacattcgtctttttgtgtaaaGTTTTACCAAACATGATCATTATATTCACAGCGAATGACTgacgccgtgtttagttccaaaaatcaaaatttcaaaaaaaaaatcggcacctgcatggagacttaaatctagacgaaataaaaaaacgcattgcacagtttgcctgtaaatcgcgagacgaatctaatgaacctaattaggccgtaattagatgctaaattactacagtaatactatagtaaacaatctctaatgacagattaattaggctcattagattcgtctcgcgatttacagacgagttctgtaatttattttataattagtctacatttaatacttcaaatataaaaagatgTCATTTcaaaactaaacacggcctgaaaCCTGCTGGCCGCAAGCAGCGGCAGCCTCTGCGTCCTGATGAATGAACCCGTCCGTCCTTTCGAGATCGACGCCATGACTCCCCACCAGGGTTAAAATATCCGACCGGTTagcggtaaccgccggcctccagttccggtttaccggaccggtttgaccggttaccggtagaaaccggtcaaattcaaatttgaattcaaatggcgtAGTtcaaccggtataccggccggtttgaccggtttaccggtcggtttgactggtaaccggtcaaattcaaaatttttttcttttttagtttaaattcaaatgcccgcaaagtatactaaataaatgtttgtataatatattttagtctaaatgaaccctccaaccctcttttgtactatttttacattgtatttgtatacttttgtatgcatgtttttttatttaacttcaaatccccgcaaactatactaaatgaacgaattttgaagaaaatttgacaccattagattcgtcgcaccttgaagtatttttagaatttttttggaaatttttcatttttttgaatttaaatttaaattttaaatttggaccggtttcataccaGACCAAACCGGAACCCGCACCGGTTTCACCGGTAACACcgacggtttggtgaaccctgctcCCCACACCCCCTCTCTCCTCAGGTCATGTGACCGCTAGCCCGCCTGCCGCCTGCGATTGCGAGCAAGGAAGGCCGGGCCCAAGACTGCGGAGACGAAATGATGAGGCCGCGTGGTGACCCCTGACCCCAACGCCGCcgcagaggggagggaggagcaggGCGGCACCACCACCTTTCCCTGTAGTTTTATCGTAATCGTCCGCTGCTGCTGGGTCGCCCACCCCCCGCTTATTCTTATTCCCTTAGCTCCGTCTCCTGTCATCATCACGCGCCGGGTGAAGCCACGGGCTAAACACCAAGTGCCCTTGCCCCACACACAGGGAGGGCTATGGCCTCTGGCATCGCCATTGCCGGGCACAGCAatcttgtgtgtgtgtgcgcctCCCTGTACACATGCGGAACTGCAGACGCAGCCACTCGCGGGGTCTGTGGCCTTTTCCTGAGCCTGGGTAGCCTTTACACATAAAAGGAAATGGGAAAACAGTGCGATGGGAGGCCAATGGCCATGGCACGCACAGAGTCACAGGCGCAGCACGCTAGAAATCTGGGGCTCCACCGCCACCATGGATGGCTTGTTTTCTTTGACTTGGTGGTGCCTTGGGAAATGCGGCCGGGGGGTGCAGTGCAGCGAGGGGCAGAACGGGCGGTGCATGCTTCTGCAGCGAGGGTGCTCCAATTTCTCTACCTTTTTTCCTAGAATATCGCTACCACTGTCTCGGGGGATTTGGAGCTTGCACAGCGATGATACTGTGCAACTGAACCTGAACCCTTGCGTAATTATATATGTAATCGTTAAAGCTACCACCTGCTCTCAACATCATTATGGAGGTCAACTTTGAGCCTCTGCCAGCGTGATACTTGCTGAGCAGATGAGCCAATCATTTTTCCGATTTGATATGCCAACAGACTCTTGAATTCTTGTCTGTAAGAAGGAAACATCATGGCTGTTGCGTTTGCCGCCATCAGATCACTCTttggccccgtttagttcccaaaatgattttcacgagatgaatctaacgacattaattaatctataattagacattaattggtaaataacaacgaaagtgctacagtgtcaaaacccaaactttttcgcgaactaaacggggcctttgTTGCATCTGCATTTCTCATTGATGGGAGAAGAACACTGTTGAACAGTTTTAAGAAAACCAATGTTGATCCTTGGGCAGGTCCTGGATGCTCTTCTGTGGCATATGGAGCATCTGAAGAAATAGGCCCGTTCCGGATTAAACCAAACGGGACAGGCCTCTTTCTGAACAAGTACTCATGGAACAGAGGTAAGATGACCTGACCTGAAAAGAAACCGCTCCAATGTAACTGATGCATCGTCGGTGACTGATGCAAACAACGGCAACAATTGTTGTTGCAGAAGCAAACCTTCTCTTCCTTGAATCGCCGGCGGGGGTGGGCTTCTCCTACACAAACACCACCTCGGATCTCAAGACAATGGGCGACGAGAGAACTGGTAAAGTGGTAATTCAGATCAGCGCTTGTCCTTTTACTAGCTGCAAAATTTTGTTGACTTGAGTTTGAAACCACCACATCAGTAGCTGTTACTAACTCAGTCTCAGTTGATACCAATGTGAATTATTCTGTGCAGCTCAAGATGCACTGCAGTTCTTGATCAGCTGGATGTCACGGTTCCCGCAGTATCGGCACCGGGATTTCTACATAGCTGGAGAAAGTTACGCTGGTGAGTCTTTCACTGATCCACGGGATAACATATTCATTCAGTGTTATAATTTTACCGCACTgaagaaaagtaaaaaaaaaatccttgtgAGTACAACCTGTTCTAATTTCCACCTTTGGTTCCAGGCCACTACGTCCCCCAACTGGCAAGGAAGATTGTTGAGTACAACAAAGCTTCGCCATACCCTTTCATCAACCTGAAGGGAATCCTTGTGAGTATCATGAAACATGAGCAGACTCTGAAACTCTGCCACACTTAACCTCCTGCTCTCATCCAAATTTGAATTTCCTTGAAACGAATTAAAAATATGCTTCTCCTGTCCCCAGGTAGGTAATGCAGTCACCGACAACTACTACGACAACATCGGCACGGTCACCTACTGGTGGACGCACGCCATGATCTCTGACCGCACCTACAAGGCCATCCTCAAGTCGTGCAACTTCAGCAGCACCAACATCTCCCGCTTCTGCAACCGCGCCATGAACTACGCCATGAACCAAGAGTTCGGAGACATTGACCAGTACAGTATCTACACTCCCTCCTGCGCCGCGGCCAGGTCCAATGCCACCGTGCTCAGGTTCAAGAACACCCTCATCCGACGGCGATCCTTCGGCTACGACCCCTGCACGGAGACCTACGCCGAGAAGTACTACAACAGGCTGGACGTGCAGAAGGCAATGCATGCAAACACCACGAGGATCCCATACAGATGGACTGCCTGCAGGTTTCATAGCTTCCCCTTCCGTGGCACCTTTTCAGTTTATTGTTATGATTGATTCAGCTGTTGAACAGAGACCGCTGAATTTGTGTTGGTTTCTGAACATTGACGAATAATTTTGCTAACTTGACAGTGATGTGCTGATCAAGACATGGCAAGATTCAGAGTTCTCCATGCTGCCCACATACAAGATGCTGATGAAAGCTGGACTGAGGATATGGGTGTTTAGGTAAGCTGAAGAATCTGAAGTGAGCAAATTATACTTAGATGCAGCAGAGAAGTTTTCAGTGAGCATAACACCTCCTCACTTCCTCACTTGATAAAACTGCAGCGGTGATACGGATTCAGTCGTCCCAGTTACCGCTACAAGGTTCGCGATCAGCCATCTTGGTCTGAAGATCAAGATCCGCTGGTACCCATGGTACTCGGCTGGACAGGTATACTGAATTTTCTTGTCCTGTTAGGCACTTGCAGCTTAAGCAATCATCTTGCTGGCGCAGTAACATCTTTGAGGTACATTCTGTGTCTTTGCAGGTAGGAGGATGGTCTGAGGTGTATGAAGGGCTCACATTTGCTTCGGTGAGGGGTGCAGGGCACGAAGTGCCGTTGTTTCAACCCAGGAGGGCGTTCAGGATGTTCCAGTCGTTCTTGGCTGGGGAGCCATTGCCCAAATCCTGAAGGTTCCTGCCCAAACTGATGTGTACCTGATGTCTAGCTACAGTCTGAAGAAAAAAGATTGTAAAAGATGGATGAGAAGGGTGATGCGAGAGTGTTTGCAAGTAGAAAATAATTTGTAGTTGATAGGCGTGCAGTTCATAGCTGAGTAATTGATTGATGTTGGAAAAATGGATGAGGGGGGTAATAAGGAATTAAGGATGGTCATGCCATAGAAACCATGAGCATTGCGATGATGAGCAAATAAATTGCAAGAATCTCACTCTAAATATGTTTCATCACTACATTGTCAAATcaagttttttttgtttcatcCCATTCTAAGCACAAAAAACACATTAAGTAAATTGTTCATCAAGCCTACACCGTCATCACCATCAGTAACCTTATTCTAAGTGAAAATGGGCAATTGGTCCGCTGATCATACAGGACTCCGGTTTCACCTCGCTGGCTCTCTGATATCCATGAAAGCGAATTTAACATCTTCAGCAGACCAGAGAAGAATCAGACATTAAACCCCTCAGCACGGAGGCATCGCTTGTGAGCTTCGATCCATTTCGTGCAAGCAGACTCCCCATGCTCAACGAGACATCTCTCAGCCTCTTGGTGTCAGGGCACGCGCAGCATATCTTCTTCTTTGGCTTGGAGTCAGTTGCAGGTGCTGCAGGAGCTGATCCTTCATTCACACCTGGTATTTCAGGTGACGGCACAGCCATAGGTAGTGGGACTTCAGTGCTTTCCATTTCCAGCAGCAGTGCTTCAAGTATTGTTATCTGCCTAACGAGAGGAAAAGGAAACATCATTCTGGGCATCACCAGGATCACATTTCCAACATCTTATCTCTGAATTCGGGAGTCTACACAAAGAATAGAGCTCTGGCAAGAAATGGCTCATATATCTGAATCAATGATGACATGTAGACTGCTTATTGAGCCCTGCCTTTACATGATTTTGAGTTGGAGTAATAGCTGTTGAGTAAAATTTCAGCAGATCTCACCTGCTCTCATCACCCCTCAGATTttacttttcctttttttattgaATAACTCCCACTTCCACCCTATTCTGTGAAAGATGTGCTCGGAACTATCGCCAAATTCAGCTAGTCTGAACATTTGGTGTCTGATCACAAATCAGAAACAGAAAAATAGCAAGAGGCTAAATAGTATGATTACATGACCTTGCGACACTTTGGATCCCGTTGCACTTCACCACGACAGAATCAATATCTGAAAATTAAATTCGCTCCTTTTTTACTCAAACCTAACGTGCTCCGATGGTCCCATGGAACTCcatttaggctgtgtttagttgatgaatttttttagattcgggtactgtagcacttttgttgttatttaataattaatattcaattatagactaattaggcttaaaagattcatctcgtcattttcagttgaactgtgtagttagttattttttcaactgcatttaatgcttcatgcatgtgtccgaagattcgatatgACGGATAGTAGGAaaatttttaggaactaaacaggaccttaCCAAACAAACTAGGTAACTGAGCCAGTGTTACGGCTAGATCAATCAACTAATCAAGTTCATAGAACCCAGATGGCCACATTGTAATAGAGTATATTGTAATTTGTAAAGCATTCAGGCACCTTCAACTTCTTATCCATCAACAGAAACCACGAAAACAAGCAGGCACAACAAGATCGATCCGATCCTACCAAGCATCTCAGAACTCAAGACGGCTGGACGCGAAGGGAGGGCGAGAAAGAGGACGCTTGCTTGGAGGGAACCCGCGGCCGTGCGGTGTTgtgtagggatggcaacgggtcgggaaAGGTGCGGGTAGAGTAAATATTCGCCCGTGACAATACCTGAAAATATAAGGCATACCCGTAACCGCGAAGTCTAGCGGGTAAAATTTTATACTCGTACCCATACCCACCGGGTACGggtcgggtttcgggtacccatcGAGTAATTTAATAATAGCATAAATAACATATTATTTGGTCGTATTGACTAgcatattttgaatttatcatCCATATAAGCGAACGCAAAGCATTAGTAGAAGTAAATGGATCATTTTGCAccattttttcttattttcaatATCTATTTTGTAGTTGTACGTAAGTACATGCGTTCAATTCTAGTTATGTATTTCATCTAAAAAAATGTAACAATGACCGTACGCTCCACTAAAAATAATAAGCAAAATGTCAATATCATTTTCACATCTATTAGTTCACATAATCTCACTATACGTCTATTTAGTTCATACAATCACAAGAAAATGAGACATAAAATTTGTAAATAATATGAGTTCactagattattttttatatttcggGTACCCGTCGGGTACCCGCGGGTAAAAAATTTTACCCGCGAATACCCATAGCCATACCCGCGGGTAAAATTTTATACACATACCCTCACCCGCGGGTACCCGCACCCGCGGGTAAAATTGCATCCCTAGTGCTGTGACCTGGGGCGGTTGCGGCTGCGATGGCTCCGTGTCGTGCGTGTGGTGTCGCTCAGCCGCGCGCGGCGTCAAGCCAGAGGCGGGGTTCTGTCAGCACAGCGCAAGCGGCGGCTACTGAGAGCCCGAGACTGCGACACAAGGCAGGAGGAAGACCTAAGGTAACGGCCgctccggcgaggcggcgacccGTGGTGGCGGAGGATCAGATCGTTATCGGGAATTTTGCAGAAGCCCCTCTGGATTGGATTGCGATCCGGTTATTTTGCAAACTGCACCCTGGAAATTTACAACTCCCTCTATTTTATCGGATGTCTCCGAAGAGACTACAACTCCCTCTATTTGGATCACGATTCATAGTCCTCCGCCACCCTGTAAAATTTCGTAGGGTCAACCGGTCAAATCGTGCCCTATGGTGGAAGCAAATCACGCAGCGCCAGCAAGAGGCAACCACACATCCGAAGTCCGAAGAGAATCACCAGCAGCAGATAGATGGCATAAGAGCTCCGATGCAATTTTCTATGGCGTGCTTCATGCCTTTCATGGGCACAGACAAAAGGAACAAACACTCGACGGAGAATGctacacggcggcggcggcggcacggctcgACCGCGACGCCGCTTTCATGGACAGGAACCCCAGCACACTCGTCACCCATGACACAAAAGGCGTTCCAGCCCTTCTGCTTATTCTATCACACACAGTATCACATGGTATGCCAAAAGCGCCGTCCGCTTTGCTCGCAGTTTGCAAGTGGCAACTACAAAATGGTAGtaacacaaaagaaaaaaaaaccatgGTAGACCTCCATTCACCGGTCCCAGCTTGGAAAAGGGAAAGCATATGAGTTTGTTGTGGTTGTTCAGGATGAGGAGTTCTTGAGGACCCACTCCACCAGGGTGGAGACTCCGAAACCGGTGGCAGCGCGCTTCTTGTCGTTCCACACTGGCCCTGCCATGTCGATGTGCATCCACTGGACTTTCTCGTCAACAAACTGCAACAAATGACAAGCGCAAAGGGCCATTAGTACAACAGACCGTCACTAATGCAAGGAATTCGAACATGAATGAATGCTTCACCCAAGCAGAAAGGAAGAAATAAACATCACTGGAGAAATATGATACACAAAGTAATGCTTGCTATAATTTCATTCAGGTGGCGAAACCGAAAGCATGCAGGAGGAAAATATTTACCTGCTTCAGGAACAGAGCGGCGGTAATAGAACCGCCCTGCCTACCACCAGTGTTGACCATATCAGCAACACCGGACTTCATCGATTCCCAGTAGCTGTCTTCCAGTGGCAGTCTCCAAAACTTCTCGCCTGATACCTCAGAAGCAGCAGTAACCTCCTTGGCTAGCTCATCGCTTGGTGTGAAAATCCCTGAAGAGACCATATTTTAGGatgcaaaaacaaaataatctGATGTTCCATGTTCGGAGCACCGTTAGGGCAGGTGAGACGAGGGAGTATGAGAGAGAAATTTCTGTTGATCTTACCGGCAATGCTAGGCCCAAGTGCAACCACGCACGCACCAGTAAGTGTTGCCAGATCAACAATCTGCAATTGATGATTACAGATGAGTCATCAAGCACAACACTAGCACTATATGGCCTACTGGGTCTTTTGAAAAAATTAATATTGCCTACTGCCATAGCCCTCCAAAAGACAAAGTATCtaaaagttaaaaaaaagacTAGTAAAGCTAAGCTGAAATTCGCATGACCAATGCACAGCAAAATTTCTGTAATTATGCATTTTAGCATCTTATCACTATAAACTGACCAGCGCCACTGACATATTACATAAGTATTTCATTTTAGTGCATATGATTTCTGCCCTAATGGAATAGATGAATTGGTGGTAGGTGTGGGTGTGCACCCCCACAACCCAGGTTTGGATCCTCTTTCTTCATTTTACAATGCCACCTAGTTCCTTCTAGGTTGGTCaagtttttactttttttatttGGTCTTAACGGAAATAGAGCTAATATAAATCTGAAGCTATAGCGAGGAATTCAGGTTAATGAGTAGGAATAACCATGACGGCAGCATgtacaggaaaaaaaaacagatgctATTTCATTACCTTGTCAACACCTTGGTTGCAAGCATAGACCAAAGCATCAGCAAGGGTAAGCCTCCCCTCTGCATCAGTATTATTTACCTGAAGGCATTCACAAAGGAACAGTTTAATAAAATCCAGTAAATAACATGAACTATAAGAACTATGATCCTATGACCTGCTCAAGACTACATTTCAAACAAGCAGGGAATCATCCACCATTGCCTTCATGGGTCATGCAGATTCTGGTCTTTTATAATGTGTCGGAGAAACATACCTCAATTGTCTTCCCGTTAGAAGCAGTCACAATGTCACCAGGTCTCATGCCTGTGCCACTAATCATATTTTCACAGGCAGCAACTATAAAGTGAACCTGTGAGAAGAGAAATATCATTGGGATTTAGCAAATACACtaaaaggggtaaaacttagaTGCTACTCATACTAGTATCTGCAACTGAAGTACCTCTACACCAGGAGGTTTGATTTGGCCCAACGCTTTAGCTGCACCAAACACAGCCGCAGAGCCTCCCATGTCAAATTTCATCAGCTCGATGCTGCATCCTGGCCCAGTCTTAATGTTGTAGCCACCACTGGATTCATAGGTGAATCAAGTATAAGAGCAAGGAAAATTATTAAGAAAAAGCTCAATCTTCATGTCTACTTCTAATCATTTCCTTTTTATAAATCCATGTGATATGTTGAATGTATTACAAACCTGTCAAAAGTTAGACCCTTCCCAACAATAGCCAGCTTTCTCTTGACATTCCCATCAGTTGGTTTGTAGCACAAGTGGATGAAGTGAGGAGGGTTAGCAGAAGCGGCAGCAACTCCCAAGTAGGAGCCCATCTTCAACTATTTGCATTTCTCCACATCTAATATTGTGGCAGTGAACACATCACTGTATGTAGAAGCGATCTTCGATGCCTCCTCCGCAAGCACAGCTGGAAGGATAGAGAATGATCATGATAAGTAAATACTGATGAGAAACCTATGGAGAGCAATCAAAGTTCTCTAAAGAAAATCTACTGACCAGGGGTAAGGACATTGGCAGGAGAGTTCACAAGCTCTCTACCAAATATCACGCCTGATGAAAGATCGTTGGCATACTTAAGTTTCTGATCCACCTCGGGACCAGAACCCAATCCAATAATATCAACCTGTTTCAGGTGCGTCTTTTTTGATTCGGACTTGTATCTGCTGTCCTCATACAACCCGAGCACAGTTCCTGCAATTCAAACCAATAGGGAATTCAGCATCCATCTAATGCACTTAGTAACCATCATatcagaaaaaggaaaagaaacgaTTGCAGGAGCATCACGTACCGGAAGcaattgctgctgctgcagttaGCTTGAACTCCTCCTGGATCCCACTTGGGGAGGCAACAACAATAGCAGCGCTGCTAGCTTGAACAGACTTGGCAACTGATGCGACAGATTCGCCAAGGCCCCTGCTAGCGGCGGCAGTGGAAGGGGCGTTCTGTCCAAGACCAATCAGACCCACCCTCTTGAAACCCTGCCCCGCGAGGCGGAGAACCACTGATTGTCCGGCTTTCCCGGTGAAATCttcctccgctgccgcctcaGATAGGAGACCGCCGAGCTGGCTGTCCAGCTTCTTCAAGACAGCATTCTCGAATTTGGAGTCGGAATCCTTGGAGAAATCCTTCTCTGTGACCGCGACGGCGAGAATATCGCCCTTCCACTCGGAGAATTCGATGTCTTTAGCGGAAAAAGTGATCTGGAAGAACAAGAGGAGAGCACAAGTTGAAGCTCACTTCAGGAGGGAAAAATAGGCGACTTGGATCAAATCGGTAAATCTTAAAGAAGATTCGGTTTTGGTTAGGAAAACGCTAATTTTGATCTCGATCTAGCACTTGTTTTAGCGTGCGAACAGTAAGGCGTGATCAAGTCAACCTAAGACAGTAGCAGCCTTTTTTTTCTGCAGATGTATGCTGGGTAGTGATAAAGCAGGCGAATCCACGACGATTCGAAGCAGTAGATAG is drawn from Panicum virgatum strain AP13 chromosome 1N, P.virgatum_v5, whole genome shotgun sequence and contains these coding sequences:
- the LOC120657474 gene encoding leucine aminopeptidase 2, chloroplastic; translated protein: MGSYLGVAAASANPPHFIHLCYKPTDGNVKRKLAIVGKGLTFDSGGYNIKTGPGCSIELMKFDMGGSAAVFGAAKALGQIKPPGVEVHFIVAACENMISGTGMRPGDIVTASNGKTIEVNNTDAEGRLTLADALVYACNQGVDKIVDLATLTGACVVALGPSIAGIFTPSDELAKEVTAASEVSGEKFWRLPLEDSYWESMKSGVADMVNTGGRQGGSITAALFLKQFVDEKVQWMHIDMAGPVWNDKKRAATGFGVSTLVEWVLKNSSS
- the LOC120657473 gene encoding serine carboxypeptidase 24-like; translated protein: METTARRRGAAVSAASVLLVSITSCCVLLAGGAVAAGAGGAAGVEECEERARRDRIEALPGQPPVAFAQFSGYVTVNEERGRALFYWLTEADGDAATKPLVLWLNGGPGCSSVAYGASEEIGPFRIKPNGTGLFLNKYSWNREANLLFLESPAGVGFSYTNTTSDLKTMGDERTAQDALQFLISWMSRFPQYRHRDFYIAGESYAGHYVPQLARKIVEYNKASPYPFINLKGILVGNAVTDNYYDNIGTVTYWWTHAMISDRTYKAILKSCNFSSTNISRFCNRAMNYAMNQEFGDIDQYSIYTPSCAAARSNATVLRFKNTLIRRRSFGYDPCTETYAEKYYNRLDVQKAMHANTTRIPYRWTACSDVLIKTWQDSEFSMLPTYKMLMKAGLRIWVFSGDTDSVVPVTATRFAISHLGLKIKIRWYPWYSAGQVGGWSEVYEGLTFASVRGAGHEVPLFQPRRAFRMFQSFLAGEPLPKS